Proteins found in one Panicum hallii strain FIL2 chromosome 4, PHallii_v3.1, whole genome shotgun sequence genomic segment:
- the LOC112888925 gene encoding LRR receptor-like serine/threonine-protein kinase HSL2, which translates to MSRSNTSCLSLLVVLLLLLAGGCSSQRAGGGGDREALLAVKREWGGPSQLASWDPAANPDHCNWTGVTCATGGGGVVTGITLPRFNLTGSVPAPVCSLKSLARLDLSYNNLTGAFPAAALHACAGLSFLDLSNNQFSGALPRDIDGLSPAMEHLNLSVNGFDGEVPPAVARLTALKSLLLDTNRFAGAYPAAEISNLAGLKVLTLADNLFAPAPVPAEFAKLTNLTYLWMDKMDLTGEIPEAFSSLTELTVFSLASNKLTGSIPAWVLQHANLQNIYLYNNSLSGELASNVTAMSLVEFDVSTNQLTGEIPEAFGDLKNLTFLALYSNKFTGAIPATVGLLPRLRDIRIQDNQFSGELPPELGKHSPLANLDMGNNDLSGQLPEGLCASGTLYNIDAFNNSFSGEFPAKFGDCVTINNLMLSNNRLSGDFPAKVWSFPKLTTVMIQNNSFTGTLPSEISSKISRIEMGNNMFSGSVPTSATGLLTFLAENNRLDGELPSDMSKLSNLTDFSVPGNRITGSIPPSIELLRKLNSLNLSGNQISGTIPPGRIGMLRVLTILDLSGNELTGDIPSDMGQLHFSSLNMSLNQFTGEVPPSLQIPAYSRSFLGNHLCASAADWGTNLPACRGGARDELSRVLIILFSLLGVVVLIGSIGIAWLLFRRRKESHEVTDWKVTAFTELDFAESDVLRGIREENVIGSGGSGKVYRIHLGAGGRDEESGGGRMVAVKRIWDSRKVDEKLDKEFESEVKVLGSIRHNNIVKLLCCISSQEAKLLVYEYMENGSLDRWLHHRGREGAPAPLDWPTRLAIAVDAAKGLSYMHHGCGQPIVHRDVKSSNILLGPDFQAKIADFGLARMLAKAGEPESVSAIGGTFGYMPPEYGYMSRVSEKVDVYSFGVVLLELATGKVANDSGAELCLAEWAWRRYQEGPPFDDVADVEVRDDTACLQDVVSVFTLGVICTGEEPQARPSMKDVLHQLVRCCRVPAEAETCRVE; encoded by the exons ATGTCGCGGTCGAACACCTCCTGCCTCTCTCTACTCGTCGTcttgctcctcctcctcgcgggcGGGTGCAGCTCCcagcgcgccggcggcggcggcgaccgcgagGCGCTGCTCGCCGTCAAGAGGGAATGGGGCGGACCGTCACAGCTCGCGTCCTGGGACCCCGCCGCCAACCCCGACCACTGCAACTGGACCGGCGTCACCTgcgccaccggcggcggcggggtcgtcACGGGAATTACCCTGCCCCGCTTCAACCTCACCGGCTCCGTCCCGGCGCCCGTATGCTCGCTCAAGAGCCTCGCCCGCCTCGACCTCTCCTACAACAACCTCACCGGCgccttccccgccgccgcgctccacgCCTGCGCGGGGCTCAGCTTCCTCGACCTCTCCAACAACCAGTTCTCGGGGGCCCTCCCGCGCGACATCGACGGCCTCTCGCCGGCGATGGAGCACCTCAACCTCTCCGTCAATGGCTTCGACGGCGAGGTGCCTCCCGCGGTCGCGAGGCTCACGGCGCTCAAGTCCCTGCTGCTCGACACCAACCGCTTCGCGGGCGCGTACCCGGCGGCCGAGATAAGCAATCTCGCCGGGCTCAAGGTCCTCACGCTGGCCGACAACTTGTTCGCCCCAGCGCCCGTGCCCGCGGAGTTCGCCAAGCTCACCAACCTCACCTACCTCTGGATGGACAAAATGGACCTCACCGGCGAGATCCCGGAGGCCTTCTCCAGCCTCACGGAGCTTACGGTGTTCTCCTTAGCGTCGAACAAGCTCACCGGCTCGATCCCGGCGTGGGTGCTGCAGCACGCCAACCTTCAGAACATCTACTTGTACAACAACAGCCTCTCCGGCGAGCTTGCCTCAAACGTCACGGCGATGAGCTTGGTTGAGTTTGACGTGTCAACGAATCAGCTCACCGGAGAGATACCGGAAGCCTTCGGCGACCTCAAGAACCTCACCTTTCTAGCTCTTTACAGCAACAAGTTCACCGGCGCGATCCCAGCGACCGTCGGGCTGCTACCGCGGCTCAGAGACATCCGGATACAGGACAACCAGTTCTCTGGCGAGCTCCCGCCGGAACTCGGGAAGCACTCTCCGCTTGCCAACCTCGATATGGGCAACAACGACCTCTCCGGCCAGCTGCCGGAGGGGCTCTGCGCCAGTGGAACGCTCTACAACATCGACGCCTTCAACAACAGCTTCTCAGGCGAATTCCCAGCGAAGTTCGGCGACTGCGTCACGATAAACAACCTCATGCTCTCCAACAACCGCTTATCCGGCGACTTCCCGGCGAAGGTATGGTCGTTCCCGAAGCTGACCACGGTGATGATCCAGAACAACAGCTTCACTGGCACTCTGCCGTCCGAGATTTCCTCCAAGATCTCACGAATTGAGATGGGAAACAACATGTTCTCGGGATCCGTCCCGACGTCGGCAACAGGGCTGCTCACGTTCCTGGCGGAGAACAACCGGCTTGACGGGGAATTGCCGTCTGACATGAGCAAGCTCTCCAATCTTACCGATTTCTCGGTGCCCGGAAACCGGATCACTGGCTCCATTCCACCATCGATCGAACTGCTGCGGAAGCTCAATTCACTCAATTTGAGCGGCAACCAGATATCCGGCACGATACCGCCGGGGAGAATTGGGATGCTCCGGGTGCTAACGATCCTTGATCTGTCCGGCAACGAGCTCACCGGCGACATACCGTCGGACATGGGCCAGCTGCACTTCAGCTCGCTCAACATGTCACTGAACCAGTTCACCGGCGAGGTGCCGCCGTCGCTGCAGATCCCTGCTTACAGCCGGAGCTTCCTCGGCAACCATCTATGCGCCAGCGCGGCGGACTGGGGCACAAACCTCCCGGCATGCCGAGGCGGCGCCCGCGACGAGCTGTCGCGGGTCCTGATCATCCTCTTCTCGTTGCTCGGCGTCGTCGTTTTGATCGGCAGCATCGGCATCGCCTGGCTGCTCTTCCGGCGCCGGAAGGAGAGCCACGAGGTGACGGACTGGAAGGTCACGGCGTTCACCGAGCTGGACTTCGCCGAGTCGGACGTGCTCCGCGGCATCCGCGAGGAGAACGTGATCGGCAGCGGCGGGTCCGGGAAAGTGTACCGCATCCacctcggcgccggcggccgcgacgaggagagcggcggcggccggatgGTGGCCGTGAAGAGGATTTGGGACTCGAGGAAGGTGGACGAGAAGCTGGACAAGGAGTTCGAGTCGGAGGTGAAGGTGCTGGGCAGCATCCGGCACAACAACATTGTGAAGCTGCTCTGCTGCATCTCCAGCCAGGAGGCCAAGCTGCTGGTCTACGAGTACATGGAGAACGGCAGCCTCGACCGGTGGCTGCACCACCGGGGCCGCGagggcgcgccggcgccgctggACTGGCCGACGAGGCTGGCCATTGCCGTCGACGCGGCCAAGGGGCTCAGCTACATGCACCACGGCTGCGGGCAGCCGATCGTGCACCGTGACGTCAAGTCCAGCAACATCCTGCTCGGCCCGGACTTCCAGGCCAAGATCGCCGACTTCGGGCTCGCCCGGATGCTTGCCAAGGCCGGCGAGCCGGAGTCCGTGTCGGCCATCGGCGGGACGTTCGGCTACATGCCTCCAG AATACGGGTACATGTCAAGGGTGAGCGAGAAGGTGGACGTCTACAGCTTCGGCGTCGTCCTGCTGGAGCTGGCGACAGGCAAGGTCGCCAACGACAGCGGCGCCGAGCTGTGCCTGGCGGAGTGGGCGTGGCGGCGGTACCAGGAAGGCCCTCCGTTCGACGACGTCGCCGATGTCGAGGTCCGGGACGACACGGCCTGCCTGCAGGACGTCGTGTCCGTGTTCACGCTCGGCGTGATTTGCACCGGGGAGGAACCCCAGGCGCGGCCGTCCATGAAGGATGTCCTGCACCAACTCGTACGGTGCTGCCGGGTGCCCGCAGAGGCGGAGACCTGCAGAGTGGAGTAG